In the Streptomyces fradiae ATCC 10745 = DSM 40063 genome, one interval contains:
- a CDS encoding IclR family transcriptional regulator, with amino-acid sequence MTAETSQTLDRGLRVLKLLADTDHGLTVTELSHRLGVNRTVVYRLLATLEQHALVRRDLGGRARVGLGVLRLSRQVHPLVREAALPALRSLAEDIGATAHLTLVDGAEALAVAVVEPTWTDYHVAYRAGFRHPLDRGAAGRAILQARQAGGAPDPAYTLTHGELEAGASGAAAPLLGVTGIEGSVGVVMLSDAVPERVGPRVVDAAREVADALR; translated from the coding sequence GTGACCGCGGAAACCTCCCAGACGCTCGACCGGGGACTGCGCGTCCTCAAGCTGCTCGCCGACACCGACCACGGGTTGACCGTCACCGAGCTGTCCCACCGGCTCGGCGTCAACCGCACGGTCGTCTACCGCCTGCTCGCCACGCTCGAGCAGCACGCGCTGGTACGGCGCGACCTGGGCGGCCGGGCCCGTGTCGGGCTCGGCGTGCTCCGGCTGAGCCGCCAGGTCCACCCGCTCGTGCGGGAGGCCGCGCTGCCCGCGCTGCGCTCGCTCGCCGAGGACATCGGGGCGACGGCGCACCTCACCCTCGTGGACGGCGCCGAGGCGCTGGCCGTCGCCGTGGTCGAACCGACGTGGACGGACTACCACGTGGCGTACCGCGCCGGTTTCCGCCACCCGCTGGACCGGGGCGCGGCGGGGCGGGCCATCCTGCAGGCCCGGCAGGCGGGCGGGGCGCCCGACCCCGCGTACACCCTCACCCACGGTGAACTGGAGGCGGGCGCCAGCGGGGCGGCGGCGCCGCTGCTCGGGGTGACCGGCATCGAGGGGAGCGTCGGCGTGGTGATGCTGAGCGACGCCGTGCCGGAGCGGGTGGGGCCGCGCGTGGTCGACGCCGCCCGCGAGGTCGCCGACGCCCTGCGCTGA
- a CDS encoding DEAD/DEAH box helicase → MTTTASHHLSPAFPGRAPWGTANKLRAWQQAAMDKYIQEQPRDFLAVATPGAGKTTFALTLASWLLHHHIVQQVTVVAPTEHLKKQWAAAAARIGIKLDPEYSAGPLSKEYQGVAVTYAGVGVRPMLHRNRVEQRKTLVILDEIHHAGDSKSWGEACLEAFEPATRRLALTGTPFRSDTNPIPFVTYEEGNDGIRRSAADYTYGYGNALADNVVRPVIFLSYSGNMRWRTKAGDEVAARLGEPMTKDAVSQAWRTALDPRGDWMPNVLRAADQRLTEVRKAIPDAGALVIASDQESARAYAKLIREITGHGATLVLSDDVGASKRIDEFSEGDDRWMVAVRMVSEGVDVPRLAVGVYATTISTPLFFAQAVGRFVRSRRRGETASVFLPTIPMLMGFANEMEVERDHVLDRPKKEGEEDPYAESEKELDEANREQDEDTGEQDMLPFEALESDAVFDRVMYNGAEFGMQAHPGSQEEQDYLGIPGLLEPDQVQLLLQKRQARQIAHSRQKPAEEADLLELPAERRPVVSHKELMELRKQLNTMVGAYVHQSGKPHGVIHTELRRVCGGPPSAEATAGQIRERIKKVQEWATRMR, encoded by the coding sequence GTGACTACTACCGCCTCCCATCACCTCTCTCCCGCCTTCCCCGGCCGCGCCCCCTGGGGCACGGCGAACAAGCTGCGCGCCTGGCAGCAGGCGGCCATGGACAAGTACATCCAGGAGCAGCCGCGGGACTTCCTGGCCGTCGCCACCCCCGGCGCCGGCAAGACCACCTTCGCGCTGACCCTCGCCTCCTGGCTGCTGCACCACCACATCGTGCAGCAGGTGACCGTGGTCGCCCCGACCGAGCACCTGAAGAAGCAGTGGGCCGCCGCCGCGGCGCGGATCGGGATCAAGCTGGACCCGGAGTACAGCGCGGGCCCGCTGAGCAAGGAGTACCAGGGCGTCGCCGTCACGTACGCGGGCGTCGGCGTCCGCCCGATGCTGCACCGCAACCGCGTCGAGCAGCGCAAGACCCTGGTGATCCTGGACGAGATCCACCACGCGGGCGACTCCAAGTCGTGGGGCGAGGCGTGCCTGGAGGCGTTCGAGCCGGCGACGCGGCGGCTCGCGCTGACCGGTACGCCCTTCCGGTCCGACACCAACCCGATCCCCTTCGTCACCTACGAGGAGGGCAACGACGGCATCCGGCGGTCGGCCGCCGACTACACGTACGGCTACGGCAACGCCCTCGCCGACAACGTCGTCCGCCCCGTGATCTTCCTCAGCTACAGCGGCAACATGCGCTGGCGCACCAAGGCCGGGGACGAGGTCGCCGCCCGGCTCGGCGAGCCGATGACCAAGGACGCCGTCTCGCAGGCCTGGCGCACGGCGCTCGATCCGCGCGGCGACTGGATGCCGAACGTGCTGCGCGCCGCCGACCAGCGCCTCACCGAGGTCCGCAAGGCCATCCCGGACGCCGGCGCACTCGTCATCGCCTCCGACCAGGAGTCGGCGCGCGCGTACGCCAAGCTCATCCGCGAGATCACCGGGCACGGGGCGACGCTCGTCCTCTCCGACGACGTGGGCGCCTCGAAGCGGATCGACGAGTTCAGCGAGGGCGACGACCGGTGGATGGTCGCGGTCCGCATGGTGTCCGAGGGCGTCGACGTACCGCGCCTCGCCGTCGGCGTGTACGCGACGACGATCTCGACGCCGCTGTTCTTCGCGCAGGCCGTCGGGCGTTTCGTGCGGTCCCGCAGGCGCGGCGAGACCGCGTCCGTCTTCCTGCCGACCATCCCCATGCTCATGGGCTTCGCCAACGAGATGGAGGTCGAGCGCGACCACGTCCTCGACCGGCCGAAGAAGGAGGGCGAGGAGGACCCGTACGCCGAGTCCGAGAAGGAACTGGACGAGGCGAACAGGGAGCAGGACGAGGACACCGGCGAGCAGGACATGCTGCCCTTCGAGGCGCTGGAGTCCGACGCCGTCTTCGACCGGGTGATGTACAACGGCGCCGAGTTCGGCATGCAGGCCCACCCCGGCAGCCAGGAGGAGCAGGACTACCTCGGCATCCCCGGCCTCCTGGAGCCCGACCAGGTGCAGTTGCTGCTGCAGAAGCGGCAGGCCCGGCAGATCGCCCACAGCCGCCAGAAGCCCGCCGAGGAGGCCGACCTCCTCGAACTGCCCGCGGAGCGGCGGCCGGTCGTCTCCCACAAGGAGCTGATGGAGCTGCGCAAGCAGCTCAACACGATGGTGGGCGCGTACGTCCACCAGAGCGGCAAACCGCACGGGGTGATCCACACCGAGCTGCGCCGGGTGTGCGGCGGCCCGCCGAGCGCGGAGGCGACGGCCGGGCAGATCCGGGAGCGGATCAAGAAGGTCCAGGAGTGGGCCACCCGCATGCGCTGA
- a CDS encoding type II toxin-antitoxin system death-on-curing family toxin: MRYLTLPELLNLAERLGTPDVRDYGLLDSALARPRSSVFGQDAYPDVWQKAAALMESIARTHGLVDGNKPLAWYATWVFLHVNGHPLDGAFDVDEAERFVLDVCQGALDVPKIAAQLPRFAVR; the protein is encoded by the coding sequence ATGCGCTACCTCACCCTGCCCGAGCTGCTCAACCTCGCCGAGCGGCTCGGCACCCCCGACGTGCGCGACTACGGCCTTCTGGACTCCGCGCTCGCCCGGCCCCGGTCCAGCGTCTTCGGCCAGGACGCCTACCCCGACGTCTGGCAGAAGGCCGCCGCCCTCATGGAGTCGATCGCCCGCACCCACGGGCTCGTCGACGGCAACAAGCCCCTCGCCTGGTACGCGACCTGGGTCTTCCTGCATGTGAACGGCCATCCCCTGGACGGGGCGTTCGACGTGGACGAGGCCGAGCGGTTCGTCCTGGACGTCTGCCAGGGCGCCCTCGACGTGCCGAAGATCGCGGCGCAGCTCCCGCGGTTCGCGGTGCGCTGA
- a CDS encoding Arc family DNA-binding protein: protein MAGLNVRFSEEELTALRERAEAEGRSMQAFAHDAVMRSVNEHSRLFDEAAEHVLKVSEELNRRLA, encoded by the coding sequence ATGGCTGGTCTGAACGTGAGGTTCTCCGAGGAAGAGCTGACCGCGCTGCGCGAGCGCGCCGAAGCGGAGGGCCGCAGCATGCAGGCTTTCGCGCACGACGCCGTCATGCGGTCCGTCAACGAGCACTCGCGGCTGTTCGACGAAGCCGCCGAGCACGTCCTCAAGGTCAGTGAGGAGCTCAACCGGAGGCTCGCCTGA
- a CDS encoding MFS transporter: MSALEPPGTAAAAAPHPAAPEKGGGGVMDREHRALSIGIVSVVLLIAFEATAVGTAMPVAARELDGVPLYAFAFSAYFTTSLFGMVLAGQWADRSGPLGALASGIAAFGAGLLLSGTAGTMWLFIAGRAVQGLGGGLVIVALYVVVSRAYEERLRPAIMAAFAASWVIPSIVGPLAAGTVTERLGWRWVFLGIPALVVPPLVLALPAIRRRASGPAEPGAPAAAFDRRRLRLALAISVGAGLLQYAGQDLRWLSLLPAAVGFALLVPAVLGLLPRGTYRAARGLPSVVLLRGVAAGAFISAESFVPLMLVTQRGLSPTLAGLSLAAGGATWALGSFIQSRPRVEPYRERLMVLGMVLVAAAIAGAPTVLLPWVPVWVVAVAWGFGCLGMGMVIASTSVMLLKLSAPEEAGTNSAALQISDGLANVLLLAAGGAAFAALGGGSVGGGHGAAVAGAAASHPAAFAAVFLPMAGVALLGAWVASRVRAAPPGR; the protein is encoded by the coding sequence ATGAGCGCCTTGGAACCCCCCGGCACCGCAGCCGCCGCAGCCCCCCACCCCGCCGCCCCCGAGAAGGGCGGCGGCGGTGTGATGGACCGGGAGCACCGGGCGCTCAGCATCGGCATCGTCTCCGTGGTGCTGCTGATCGCGTTCGAGGCGACCGCCGTCGGCACGGCGATGCCGGTCGCGGCGCGGGAGCTGGACGGCGTGCCGCTGTACGCGTTCGCCTTCTCGGCGTACTTCACGACCAGCCTCTTCGGCATGGTGCTGGCCGGGCAGTGGGCCGACCGCAGCGGGCCGCTCGGTGCCCTGGCGTCCGGGATCGCGGCGTTCGGCGCGGGGCTGCTGCTGTCGGGGACGGCGGGCACGATGTGGCTGTTCATCGCCGGGCGGGCCGTGCAGGGCCTGGGCGGCGGGCTGGTGATCGTCGCGCTGTACGTGGTGGTCAGCCGGGCGTACGAGGAGCGGCTGCGGCCCGCGATCATGGCGGCGTTCGCGGCGAGCTGGGTGATTCCGTCGATCGTGGGGCCGCTCGCGGCCGGGACGGTGACCGAGCGGCTGGGCTGGCGGTGGGTGTTCCTCGGCATACCGGCGCTCGTGGTGCCGCCCCTGGTGCTCGCCCTCCCGGCGATCCGGCGCCGGGCCTCCGGGCCCGCCGAGCCGGGCGCGCCGGCCGCGGCCTTCGACCGGCGGCGGCTGCGGCTGGCGCTGGCGATCTCGGTGGGCGCCGGGCTCCTCCAGTACGCGGGCCAGGACCTGCGCTGGCTGTCGCTGCTGCCCGCGGCCGTCGGCTTCGCGCTGCTCGTACCGGCCGTGCTGGGGCTGCTGCCGCGCGGTACGTACCGGGCGGCGCGCGGGCTGCCGTCCGTGGTGCTGCTGCGGGGCGTCGCCGCGGGCGCGTTCATCTCCGCCGAGTCGTTCGTGCCGCTGATGCTGGTCACGCAGCGGGGGCTGAGCCCGACGCTCGCGGGGCTGTCGCTCGCGGCGGGCGGGGCGACGTGGGCGCTGGGCTCCTTCATCCAGTCGCGTCCGCGCGTGGAGCCGTACCGGGAGCGGCTGATGGTGCTCGGGATGGTGCTGGTCGCGGCGGCCATCGCGGGGGCGCCGACCGTGCTGCTGCCGTGGGTGCCGGTGTGGGTGGTGGCCGTGGCGTGGGGCTTCGGGTGCCTCGGCATGGGCATGGTGATCGCCTCCACGAGCGTGATGCTGCTGAAGCTGTCCGCGCCGGAGGAGGCCGGGACCAACTCGGCGGCGCTCCAGATCTCCGACGGCCTGGCGAACGTGCTGCTCCTCGCGGCGGGCGGCGCGGCCTTCGCCGCCCTGGGCGGCGGCTCCGTGGGCGGCGGCCACGGCGCGGCGGTCGCGGGGGCGGCCGCCTCGCACCCGGCGGCGTTCGCGGCCGTGTTCCTCCCGATGGCGGGGGTCGCGCTGCTGGGGGCGTGGGTGGCGTCCCGGGTGCGGGCGGCTCCGCCGGGGCGGTGA
- a CDS encoding VOC family protein, producing the protein MQQKITPYLWFDGQAEEAAAYYTSIFEDSRIVRVDRYPEGTPMPAGSVMTVEFELAGQRYVAMNGGPEFTFSEAISLSVGCEDQEEVDYFWSRLSEGGEEGPCGWLKDRYGLSWQITPRVLEDMMRDPDPAKSRRAAEAMMGMKKLDVRALRDAFEGAGEGAGARS; encoded by the coding sequence ATGCAGCAGAAGATCACGCCGTACCTCTGGTTCGACGGCCAGGCGGAGGAGGCGGCCGCGTACTACACCTCGATCTTCGAGGACTCGCGCATCGTGAGGGTCGACCGCTACCCCGAGGGCACGCCGATGCCGGCGGGATCGGTCATGACCGTCGAGTTCGAGCTCGCCGGGCAGCGCTACGTGGCGATGAACGGCGGACCCGAGTTCACCTTCAGCGAGGCGATCTCGCTGTCGGTGGGGTGCGAGGACCAGGAGGAGGTCGACTACTTCTGGTCACGGCTCTCCGAGGGCGGCGAGGAGGGGCCCTGCGGGTGGCTCAAGGACAGGTACGGGCTGTCCTGGCAGATCACCCCGCGCGTCCTGGAGGACATGATGCGCGACCCCGACCCCGCGAAGTCCCGGCGCGCCGCCGAGGCCATGATGGGCATGAAGAAGCTCGACGTGCGGGCCCTGCGGGACGCGTTCGAGGGCGCGGGGGAAGGAGCGGGCGCGCGTTCCTGA
- a CDS encoding GntR family transcriptional regulator, producing the protein MDLDRSRPVWPKIADELRRRIDAGVYAAGARFPAVVDLAAELDVAPSTVQKAVAALRTEGRLYTVLGQGSFVAAPAEGDTSRG; encoded by the coding sequence ATGGATCTCGACCGGAGCAGGCCCGTGTGGCCCAAGATCGCGGACGAACTGCGTCGCCGGATCGACGCAGGCGTGTATGCGGCGGGTGCGCGGTTCCCGGCCGTCGTCGATCTCGCGGCGGAGCTGGACGTCGCTCCCTCCACGGTGCAGAAGGCCGTGGCCGCCCTGCGTACCGAGGGCCGGCTCTACACCGTCCTCGGCCAGGGATCGTTCGTCGCCGCGCCGGCGGAGGGCGACACCTCCCGCGGCTGA
- a CDS encoding GntR family transcriptional regulator, giving the protein MTEKINPSAAAYHYEQLANILERKIRSGEFALGTRLPGEMLLSQEYGVGSNTVRRALDILRERKLVVTVRARGSFVVEKLPDASGA; this is encoded by the coding sequence GTGACGGAGAAGATCAACCCCAGTGCGGCCGCCTATCACTACGAGCAGCTCGCGAACATTCTGGAGCGCAAGATCAGAAGCGGCGAGTTCGCGCTCGGCACTCGGCTGCCCGGAGAGATGCTGCTCTCCCAGGAGTACGGCGTCGGCTCCAACACGGTGCGCCGGGCGCTCGACATCCTGCGCGAGCGGAAGCTGGTCGTGACCGTACGGGCGAGGGGATCGTTCGTGGTGGAGAAGCTGCCTGACGCCTCCGGGGCGTGA
- a CDS encoding alpha/beta hydrolase has translation MDLGTLRTFKPASFEDAADGYRAAGEMAGKAKDSVDIRIASGIRARLDGEAATAALAELKELAENFHYAQTECALVSTALNGFAHDMAAAKRKLEAAEADARAAGCTVHPDGSVGYPAGGQEVDGKVPEGGTVRGSGGPTSPLADALYRQAANAHPNPNYGKALEFANRVADAVKEAADADAKWAPKLRALKADDDLTVSDRDWTDAQSDTSGVHDAGKGYLDSLPHPPKDGSPKDNAAWWDGLTPEERTAWLSLEPAAVGRLDGLPSAVRDDANRVVFDERYAQYRLELASIPKPPANEWTWIVAGRYPAKVHTDEWMEWHRQYGDRYEQLTKSLKGMDRIQQRFDQTGKQGLPEAYLLGFSPDGNGRAIIANGNPDTAAHQAVYVPGTTARLESIGGDIDRMVRVWRTAQDEADGKAVSTITWLGYDAPQDIVKDAPFRHYADDGAPALNRFLDGLETSHAGDSGTHRTVIGHSYGTTLVGSAADHGTLNADDVITVGSPGVTVATAEELDVPRGHVWNQEADGDVVPDIGRWGHGGNRWRHYAVVPSDASFGANQMATDTEGHSGYWDEGSESLVNQALVVAGRYDKVQLD, from the coding sequence ATGGACCTGGGGACTCTGCGCACGTTCAAGCCGGCCTCGTTCGAGGACGCCGCCGACGGCTACCGCGCCGCGGGCGAGATGGCCGGGAAGGCCAAGGACAGCGTCGACATCCGGATCGCCTCCGGCATCCGCGCGCGACTCGACGGTGAGGCGGCGACCGCTGCACTGGCCGAGCTGAAGGAGCTGGCGGAGAACTTCCACTACGCGCAGACCGAGTGCGCCCTGGTGAGCACCGCGCTGAACGGCTTCGCGCACGACATGGCCGCGGCCAAGCGGAAGCTGGAGGCGGCCGAGGCGGACGCGCGGGCGGCCGGCTGCACGGTGCACCCCGACGGCTCGGTCGGCTACCCCGCGGGCGGCCAGGAGGTCGACGGGAAGGTCCCCGAGGGCGGCACGGTCAGGGGCTCGGGCGGCCCCACCTCCCCCCTGGCCGACGCGCTCTACCGCCAGGCGGCCAACGCCCACCCGAACCCCAACTACGGCAAGGCCCTGGAGTTCGCCAACCGGGTCGCCGACGCCGTGAAGGAGGCCGCCGACGCCGACGCCAAGTGGGCGCCGAAGCTGCGCGCGCTGAAGGCCGACGACGACCTGACCGTCTCCGACCGGGACTGGACGGACGCGCAGTCCGACACGAGCGGGGTCCACGACGCGGGCAAGGGCTACCTCGACTCCCTCCCCCACCCCCCGAAGGACGGCAGCCCCAAGGACAACGCCGCCTGGTGGGACGGGCTCACCCCCGAGGAGCGCACGGCGTGGCTCTCGCTGGAGCCGGCCGCCGTGGGGAGGCTCGACGGGCTGCCCTCCGCCGTGCGCGACGACGCCAACCGCGTCGTCTTCGACGAGCGGTACGCCCAGTACCGGCTGGAACTGGCCTCGATCCCCAAGCCCCCCGCCAACGAGTGGACGTGGATCGTCGCGGGCCGGTACCCGGCCAAGGTGCACACCGACGAGTGGATGGAGTGGCACCGGCAGTACGGCGATCGCTACGAGCAGCTCACCAAGTCCCTCAAGGGCATGGACAGGATCCAGCAGCGCTTCGACCAGACCGGGAAGCAGGGTCTTCCCGAGGCCTACCTCCTGGGATTCAGTCCCGACGGAAACGGCCGGGCGATCATCGCCAACGGAAACCCGGACACAGCCGCCCACCAGGCCGTCTACGTACCGGGTACGACGGCGAGACTGGAGAGCATCGGCGGCGATATCGACCGGATGGTCCGCGTATGGCGTACGGCCCAGGACGAAGCCGACGGCAAAGCGGTTTCCACCATCACATGGCTCGGATACGACGCGCCCCAGGACATCGTCAAGGACGCTCCCTTCCGTCACTACGCGGACGACGGCGCACCGGCCCTCAACAGGTTTCTCGATGGCCTGGAGACATCGCACGCCGGCGACTCGGGGACACACCGCACGGTGATCGGTCACTCATACGGAACGACCCTCGTCGGCTCCGCGGCGGACCACGGCACGCTGAACGCGGATGACGTGATCACCGTAGGAAGCCCTGGCGTCACCGTCGCCACGGCCGAGGAGCTGGATGTTCCTCGGGGACATGTCTGGAATCAGGAGGCGGACGGTGACGTCGTCCCGGACATCGGCCGATGGGGACATGGCGGGAACAGGTGGAGACACTATGCGGTGGTCCCCAGCGACGCATCGTTCGGTGCCAACCAGATGGCCACGGACACCGAAGGTCACAGCGGATACTGGGACGAAGGCTCCGAGAGCCTGGTGAATCAGGCCCTGGTCGTGGCCGGACGGTACGACAAGGTGCAACTGGACTAG
- a CDS encoding xanthine dehydrogenase family protein molybdopterin-binding subunit, with the protein MSNDAATAIPAVELPRQEQAKEQERPTRGLGASLPPADARAKAEGTFPYAADLWAEGLLWAAILRSPHAHARIRSVDTSAAAAMPGVRAVVTHADVPGDAAYGRNVADRPVFAADVVRHHGEAIAAVAADHPDAARLAAAAIIVDYEVLEPVTDPEQAFSAPPLHPDGNLIRHIPLRYGDPEATGEVIVEGLYRIGRQDPAPIGAEAGLAVPRPDGGVEIYTASTDPHTDRDLAAACFGLPPEQVKIVVTGVPGAMGDREDPGFQIPLGLLALRTGAPVKLAATREESFLGHAHRHPTLLRYRHHADTEGRLVKVEAQILLDGGAYADASADSLAAAVSFACGPYVVPHAFVEGWVVRTNNPPSGHVRGEGAMQVCAAYEGQMDKLAAKLGMDPAELRMRNVLATGDLLPTGQTVTCPAPVAELLQAVREFPLPPLPADAAAAEWLLPGGPEGAGEPSAVRRGVGYALGMVHMLGAEGTDEVSTATVKVEGGVATVLCAAVETGQGFSTLARQIVQEVLGVEDVRVAPVDTDQPSAGPAAHGRHTWVSGGAVERAAKMVRTQLLQPLAHKFGMSTELLQIADGRITSYDGVLSTTVAQELAGKELWATAQCRPHPTEPLDEAGQGDAFVGLAFCAIRAVVDVDVELGSVRVVELAVAQDVGRVLNPAQLATRIEAGVTQGLGAALTENLRTPRGLVRHPDLTGYALPTALDTPDIRIVKLVEERDVVAPFGAKAASAVPVVTSPAAVASAVRAATGRPVNRLPIRPQAAVVN; encoded by the coding sequence GTGAGCAACGACGCGGCCACCGCCATCCCGGCGGTCGAACTCCCCCGGCAGGAGCAGGCGAAGGAGCAGGAGCGGCCCACCCGGGGGCTCGGCGCGTCGCTGCCGCCGGCCGACGCCCGCGCCAAGGCGGAGGGCACCTTCCCCTACGCCGCCGACCTGTGGGCCGAGGGACTGCTGTGGGCGGCGATCCTGCGCTCCCCGCACGCGCACGCGCGCATCCGGTCCGTCGACACGTCGGCCGCAGCCGCGATGCCGGGCGTACGGGCCGTGGTGACCCACGCGGACGTGCCGGGCGACGCGGCGTACGGCAGGAACGTCGCCGACCGCCCGGTGTTCGCCGCCGACGTGGTCCGCCACCACGGCGAGGCCATCGCCGCCGTGGCCGCCGACCACCCGGACGCGGCCCGCCTCGCCGCGGCGGCGATCATCGTGGACTACGAGGTGCTGGAGCCGGTCACCGACCCGGAGCAGGCGTTCTCCGCGCCGCCGCTGCACCCCGACGGCAATCTGATCCGCCACATCCCGCTGCGCTACGGGGACCCCGAGGCCACCGGCGAGGTGATCGTCGAGGGGCTGTACCGCATCGGCCGCCAGGACCCCGCGCCCATCGGCGCGGAGGCGGGCCTCGCGGTGCCGCGCCCCGACGGCGGCGTCGAGATCTACACCGCCTCCACCGACCCGCACACCGACCGCGACCTGGCCGCCGCCTGCTTCGGGCTCCCGCCGGAGCAGGTCAAGATCGTCGTGACGGGCGTGCCGGGCGCGATGGGCGACCGGGAGGACCCGGGCTTCCAGATCCCGCTGGGCCTGCTGGCGCTGCGCACGGGCGCGCCGGTGAAGCTGGCCGCCACGCGCGAGGAGTCGTTCCTCGGGCACGCCCACCGCCACCCGACGCTGCTGCGCTACCGCCACCACGCCGACACCGAGGGCCGCCTGGTGAAGGTGGAGGCGCAGATCCTCCTGGACGGCGGGGCGTACGCGGACGCCTCCGCCGACTCCCTGGCCGCGGCCGTCTCCTTCGCCTGCGGCCCGTACGTCGTGCCGCACGCCTTCGTCGAGGGCTGGGTGGTGCGCACGAACAACCCGCCCAGCGGCCACGTGCGCGGCGAGGGCGCGATGCAGGTGTGCGCCGCGTACGAGGGCCAGATGGACAAGCTGGCGGCGAAGCTGGGCATGGACCCGGCGGAGCTGCGGATGCGCAACGTCCTGGCGACCGGCGACCTGCTGCCCACGGGCCAGACGGTGACCTGCCCCGCGCCGGTCGCCGAACTGCTCCAGGCCGTACGGGAGTTCCCGCTGCCGCCGCTGCCCGCGGACGCCGCGGCGGCGGAGTGGCTGCTGCCGGGCGGTCCGGAGGGCGCGGGCGAGCCGAGCGCGGTGCGGCGGGGCGTCGGGTACGCGCTGGGCATGGTCCACATGCTGGGCGCCGAGGGCACGGACGAGGTGTCGACGGCGACGGTCAAGGTCGAGGGCGGCGTGGCGACGGTGCTGTGCGCGGCCGTGGAGACCGGCCAGGGCTTCTCGACGCTGGCCCGCCAGATCGTCCAGGAGGTCCTGGGCGTGGAGGACGTGCGGGTCGCGCCCGTGGACACGGACCAGCCGTCGGCGGGCCCGGCGGCGCACGGCCGCCACACGTGGGTGTCGGGCGGCGCGGTGGAGCGCGCGGCGAAGATGGTGCGCACGCAGCTGCTCCAGCCGCTGGCCCACAAGTTCGGCATGTCGACGGAGCTGCTCCAGATCGCGGACGGCAGGATCACCTCGTACGACGGCGTGCTGTCCACGACGGTGGCCCAGGAGCTGGCCGGCAAGGAGCTGTGGGCGACCGCGCAGTGCCGCCCGCACCCGACGGAGCCGCTGGACGAGGCGGGGCAGGGCGACGCGTTCGTGGGCCTGGCGTTCTGCGCGATCCGCGCGGTGGTGGACGTGGACGTGGAGCTGGGCTCCGTACGGGTCGTGGAGCTGGCGGTCGCGCAGGACGTGGGCCGCGTCCTCAACCCGGCCCAGCTGGCCACCCGGATCGAGGCGGGGGTCACCCAGGGCCTGGGCGCGGCGCTCACCGAGAACCTCCGCACCCCGCGCGGCCTGGTCCGCCACCCGGACCTGACGGGCTACGCCCTGCCGACGGCCCTGGACACCCCGGACATCCGCATCGTCAAGCTGGTCGAGGAGCGGGACGTGGTCGCCCCCTTCGGCGCGAAGGCGGCGAGCGCGGTCCCGGTGGTCACCTCCCCGGCCGCCGTCGCCTCCGCGGTCCGCGCGGCGACGGGCCGCCCCGTCAACCGGCTGCCCATCCGCCCCCAGGCGGCGGTGGTCAACTGA